CGCAGCAGCTCGGGCACCACGTCGACGCCGCGCTTCTTGATCGTCAGCCGGCCGATCCGTCGCTCACGCAGCGCAGCCTTCAGCGCCTTCTCCTTGAACGGCAGCTCCTCGAGCACCTCGTAGGAGCGGGCGAACGGCGTGGAGAAGGCCTCGTCGGAGGTCACGTAGGCGATGTGCTCGTCGAGCAGTCCGCCGCCGACGCCGGCTGCCACCGCGGTCACCAGGCCGGCCCGGATGACGGCGCCGTCGGGCTCGTAGAGGAAACGGCCGACCGGTCGCACCGGTGCGCCGCCGGGGTCGTCCTCGTCGGTGAGGGTGGCCAGGCCCGTCGGCCGCAGCACGGTCGCGCGGCGCCGCACGGTGGCCAGCGCCGGCGACCACAGCACGGCCTCCTTGACGTCGCCCTCGTCGCTGACGAACTCGGCCTCCACGCCCTCGGCCACGAGGTGGTGCGGGATCCCGGGGGCGACCTTGACCAGCGACGGGCGCTGCAGCAGCTGCTCGATGAACGGCCACGGCGGCGACCAGCCCTCCACGGCGAAGACCCGGCCGGCGGCGGTCCGACGTGCCGGGTCGGCGAACACCACCCCGAACGCGGTGGTGTCGACGTCCTCGGCGGCGGCCTCCTGCACCGCCCCGCCCAGCTCGAGGGCGGCCAGGTTGGCGCGTGCCACCTCGACCCGCAGCGAGTCCCGGTCGATGCCGGCCGCGGTCAGGCCGGCCATCGCGAAGGCCAGCAGGTCGCCGCCGATCCCGCAGCCGAGATCCAGCACCGCGCCCGGGTCGGCGAGCGCGACCCGGGCCGCCCGGTGCCGCGCGACCCGGAGCCGGGTGGACTGCTCCAGACCCTCGGGGGTGAAGTAGAGCCGGGGAGCGAGGTCCCCGAACTTCGCGACCGCACGACCCCGCAGCTCGACCTGGGTGAGCGCCGCGGCGACGTCGTCGGACGGGGCCTCGCGGCGAAGCGCCGCCGCGGTCCGCAGCGGGTCACCGCCCTGCTCGGCGTAGACCCGCCCGGCCCGGTCGAGAAGCCGCTGCCCCTCGGGCGTCAGGAGCCGGCGGAACGCGTCGAGGTCCATGCGCCGAAGTCTGGCACTCGACTTGACCGAGTGCTAATCGCCCAATACATTCGCCTTAGCACTCTCCCCTGGAGGGTGCCAGAGCTTGCTCAGGTGCCCGACCCCCGCGACGGCGTGCACCAGCGGCAGGCACGACAACCCAGCACCACCACAATCGTCTCGCAGAAAACACGGGAAAGCGGAGGTCGACAACGTGTCGGTCAACATCAAGCCTCTCGAGGACCGGATCGTCGTGAAGCCCCTCGACGCCGAGCAGACCACGGCTTCCGGCCTGGTCATCCCCGACACCGCCAAGGAGAAGCCCCAGGAGGGCGAGGTCCTGGCGATCGGTCCGGGTCGCATCGACGACAACGGCAACCGGGTCCCGCTCGACGTCAACGTCGGCGACAAGGTCATCTACAGCAAGTACGGCGGCACCGAGGTCAAGTACGCCGGTGACGAGTACCTCATCCTCTCCGCCCGCGACGTGCTCGCGGTCGTCGGCTGATCCAGGCCGACCCGCAGCGACCCTCCGGGGTGCGCCGCACACAAGCACAGCGACTCAGCCCCGGCTGGCCCTGACAGGTTCGGGCTGCCGGGGCTGAGACGCATCACGATCCAACTGACGAGAAGGAGCATCGAGAGAGATGCCGAAGATCCTGGAGTTCGACGAGCAAGGCCGCCGGTCGCTCGAGCGGGGCGTGGACGCCCTCGCCAACGCGGTCAAGGTGACGCTCGGCCCCAAGGGCCGTTACGTCGTCCTCGACAAGAAGTGGGGAGCCCCCACCATCACCAACGACGGCGTGACCGTCGCCCGTGAGGTGGAGCTGGACGACCCGTTCGAGAACCTTGGCGCGCAGCTGGCCAAGGAGGTCGCCACCAAGACCAACGACGTGGCCGGCGACGGCACCACGACCGCCACCGTGCTCGCCCAGGCGATGGTGCACGAGGGTCTCCGCGCGGTGGCCGCCGGTGCCAACCCGATGAGCCTCAAGCGCGGCATGGACCTGGCTGTCGAGGCCGTCGGCCAGGCGCTGCGCGACGCGGCCCGCGACGTCGACGACAAGGCCGACATGGCCGCGGTCGCCACCGTCTCCTCGCGTGACTCCCACATCGGCGAGCTCCTCGCCGAGGCCTTCGACAAGGTGGGCAAGGACGGTGTCATCACCGTCGAGGAGTCCAACACGATGGGCACCGAGCTCGACTTCACCGAGGGCATGCAGTTCGACAAGGGCTACATCTCGCCCTACTTCGTGACCGACGCCGAGCGGATGGAGGCCGTCCTCGACGACCCGTACATCCTGCTGCACCAGGGCAAGATCAGCGCGATCGCCGACCTGCTGCCGCTGCTCGAGAAGGTCATCCAGGCCGGCAAGCCGCTCTTCATCCTCGCCGAGGACGTGGAGGGCGAGGCGCTCTCCACCCTGGTGGTCAATAAGATCCGCGGCACCTTCAACGCCGCCGCGGTCAAGGCTCCGGCCTTCGGTGACCGCCGCAAGGCCATGCTCGAGGACATCGCGATCCTCACCGGCGGCCAGGTCATCGCCCCCGAGGTCGGCCTGAAGCTCGACCAGGTGGGTCTCGAGGTGCTGGGCCAGGCCCGTCGCGTCGTGATCACCAAGGACGACACCACGATCGTCGAGGGCGGCGGCGACACCGCAGCCGTCCAGGGCCGGGTCAACCAGATCAAGGCCGAGATCGAGAACACCGACTCCGACTGGGACCGCGAGAAGCTCCAGGAGCGTCTCGCAAAGCTCGCCGGGGGTGTCTGCGTGGTCCGCGTCGGCGCCGCCACCGAGGTGGAGCTGAAGGAGAAGAAGCACCGCATCGAGGACGCCGTCTCCGCGACGCGCGCCGCCATCGAGGAGGGCATCATCGCCGGCGGTGGGTCTGCCCTGATCCACGCCGTCTCCGTCCTCGCCGACGGTCTCGGCCTGACCGGCGACGAGGCCACCGGTGTCCGGGTGGTGGCCAAGGCCGCTGACGAGCCGCTGCGCTGGATCGCCGAGAACGGCGGGGTCAACGGGTACGTCGTCGTCACCAAGGTCCGCGAGGGCAAGGTCGGCCACGGCTACAACGCCGCCACCGAGGAGTACGGCGACCTCGTCGCCCAGGGCGTGCTCGACCCGGTCAAGGTGACCCGGTCCGCGCTGGTCAACGCCTCCTCGATCGCCGGCATGCTGCTGACGACCGAGACCCTGGTCGTCGAGAAGCCCGAGCAGGAGGACGACCAGCCCGCCGGTGGCCACGGCCACGGGCACGGCCACGGCCACTGAGGTCCGGCTCCACCAGCACCAGCATCATCAGCAGCACCCAGCGCAGCACCAGCCGCGCCGACGCGACGCCGCCCGGGACCTCTCGGGCGGCGTTTCGTCGTCACGTGACCCGCGCCGCACCGCGGTCACGGTTTCGGCCCCCGCCGGTCCGGGCATCGTCAGGCGACGACCGCACTGACCTGTCGCATCGAGGACCGGAGGCACCCGTGGACTGGCTGATCGGCAGCAGTGACGCTCGAAAGGGCGCAGAGATCGCGCGCACCCTGGTGGCGGAGCACCTGCAGCGCCACGCCCTCGAGCAGTCCGCAGTCGGACCGGTCCACCAGATCCTCAGGGACCGGCTGCCTGGTGCGTTCGAGAGGGCCGGCGGGAAGCCGGTGCTGCTGGTCTTCGACTGGCTCCAGGCCACGCCGGTGCTCGTGGTCTCCCGCGTCGACGAGCCGGCCGAGGTCGTGGCGGAGGTGCTCGCCGACGAGTCGGTGCCGCCCGCCCTTCGCGCCGGGGTCCGTGCGTGGAGCCGCGGCGAGCTCGACACGCTCGCGCTGCCCGTGGAGCGCAGCCGCCAGCAGACCTTCGCCGCCGGGCCGCCGCCGATCGTGGCGCCCGGCCTCGACCTCGAGCGACAGGGCGCCGCGGTCGTGGCGATCGCCCTGGCCACCGCCCTCGAGGCGCACCCGAGCGTCTCCGCGTCACAGGCGGCCTCGATCGCCGGCTCGATGATCGCCACCGCCGGAGCGGAGCAGACGGAGATCTCCGACGCGCTGTCGGCGGCCGAGACCTTCGTCCGGCTGCACAACGCCCTGGGCAGCGACGCCCACGTGGTGGCGGCCGACCAGGACCGGATCGAGATCGCGGTCGCGCGCTGCCCGTTCGGCACCCGCGAGGGCCAGACCAGCGCACTGTGCCACGTCTCCACCGGGATGGCCGGTCAGCTCGCGGCCCGGGTGCGCGGGGAGTCGCTGGTGGTGCTGGACGAGTCGGTCGCCCACGGCGACCCCGAGTGCCACCTGCAGATCCTGCTGGGGGAGTCGCTCGGTGGCGACGTCGACGGGCAGACCTACTTCTGGCCGCCGCGGGCCACCTCGCCGGTCGCTCCGGCCCCGCACCTCGACCTCTCGGTCAGCCTGCCGCGCGAGAGCGTCAGCGTCCCCGTGGTACGCCGGCTGGCGGCCCAGGCGCTGCGGGCCTTCGGCGTCGACGAGGAGAACGTCGACGACGTACAGCTGGCGATCACCGAGGCCTGCGGCAACGTCATCGACCACGCCGGGGAGACCGACACCTACGAGGTCAAGATCGAGCTCGCGGCCGATCGCTGTGCGATCACGGTCATCGACCAGGGCGCCGGCTTCGACGCCACCGCGGTGCCCGAGCAGGCAGCGGTCGACGCCGAGATGGGCCGCGGGCTCACCCTGATGCGGGCGCTGGTGGACAACGTGGCCTTCCACAACGAGCCGCAGGCGGGGGCCGTCGTGCACATGGTCAAGCAGCTCACCTACGACTCCGACCACCCGCTGCACCGCTGAGCGGTGCGCCCGGCCAGGCGGCGGGGGGCGGT
The DNA window shown above is from Nocardioides mesophilus and carries:
- a CDS encoding ATP-binding protein; the protein is MDWLIGSSDARKGAEIARTLVAEHLQRHALEQSAVGPVHQILRDRLPGAFERAGGKPVLLVFDWLQATPVLVVSRVDEPAEVVAEVLADESVPPALRAGVRAWSRGELDTLALPVERSRQQTFAAGPPPIVAPGLDLERQGAAVVAIALATALEAHPSVSASQAASIAGSMIATAGAEQTEISDALSAAETFVRLHNALGSDAHVVAADQDRIEIAVARCPFGTREGQTSALCHVSTGMAGQLAARVRGESLVVLDESVAHGDPECHLQILLGESLGGDVDGQTYFWPPRATSPVAPAPHLDLSVSLPRESVSVPVVRRLAAQALRAFGVDEENVDDVQLAITEACGNVIDHAGETDTYEVKIELAADRCAITVIDQGAGFDATAVPEQAAVDAEMGRGLTLMRALVDNVAFHNEPQAGAVVHMVKQLTYDSDHPLHR
- a CDS encoding class I SAM-dependent methyltransferase, coding for MDLDAFRRLLTPEGQRLLDRAGRVYAEQGGDPLRTAAALRREAPSDDVAAALTQVELRGRAVAKFGDLAPRLYFTPEGLEQSTRLRVARHRAARVALADPGAVLDLGCGIGGDLLAFAMAGLTAAGIDRDSLRVEVARANLAALELGGAVQEAAAEDVDTTAFGVVFADPARRTAAGRVFAVEGWSPPWPFIEQLLQRPSLVKVAPGIPHHLVAEGVEAEFVSDEGDVKEAVLWSPALATVRRRATVLRPTGLATLTDEDDPGGAPVRPVGRFLYEPDGAVIRAGLVTAVAAGVGGGLLDEHIAYVTSDEAFSTPFARSYEVLEELPFKEKALKAALRERRIGRLTIKKRGVDVVPELLRKRLALSGTEEATLVMTRVDGKGTALSVRPL
- the groES gene encoding co-chaperone GroES is translated as MSVNIKPLEDRIVVKPLDAEQTTASGLVIPDTAKEKPQEGEVLAIGPGRIDDNGNRVPLDVNVGDKVIYSKYGGTEVKYAGDEYLILSARDVLAVVG
- the groL gene encoding chaperonin GroEL (60 kDa chaperone family; promotes refolding of misfolded polypeptides especially under stressful conditions; forms two stacked rings of heptamers to form a barrel-shaped 14mer; ends can be capped by GroES; misfolded proteins enter the barrel where they are refolded when GroES binds) encodes the protein MPKILEFDEQGRRSLERGVDALANAVKVTLGPKGRYVVLDKKWGAPTITNDGVTVAREVELDDPFENLGAQLAKEVATKTNDVAGDGTTTATVLAQAMVHEGLRAVAAGANPMSLKRGMDLAVEAVGQALRDAARDVDDKADMAAVATVSSRDSHIGELLAEAFDKVGKDGVITVEESNTMGTELDFTEGMQFDKGYISPYFVTDAERMEAVLDDPYILLHQGKISAIADLLPLLEKVIQAGKPLFILAEDVEGEALSTLVVNKIRGTFNAAAVKAPAFGDRRKAMLEDIAILTGGQVIAPEVGLKLDQVGLEVLGQARRVVITKDDTTIVEGGGDTAAVQGRVNQIKAEIENTDSDWDREKLQERLAKLAGGVCVVRVGAATEVELKEKKHRIEDAVSATRAAIEEGIIAGGGSALIHAVSVLADGLGLTGDEATGVRVVAKAADEPLRWIAENGGVNGYVVVTKVREGKVGHGYNAATEEYGDLVAQGVLDPVKVTRSALVNASSIAGMLLTTETLVVEKPEQEDDQPAGGHGHGHGHGH